The Chlorobaculum sp. MV4-Y genome contains the following window.
GGTCTGCGTAATTTACGATTTGTTCAAGTGCTTTTCCGTTTGGCTTATAAACTTTCAAGCCCCTGTTTGGGTAGTAATTAGAAATATCGCTACCAAATTTCAGATTAAGAGGGGCGTCACCATTATGACCGTTTTCTTCAAGAAAGAATGTTCCAATAATTCGGCATTGAACACCAGCAAATCCAAGAATGTTTTTTGTTCGCAAGTCCATTGAACCTGCATCATCCCAATGTTTTTCAGTTTCTCCGCTTATTCTTTGAGCCGTTTCAACTCTAATTCTTTCTGCTTCTTTGTCTTGTGGTAAAGTTGCTGCATCCATTACTCGTAAAAGAACAAATGAAGCATCTTCCTTTTTAAAGTCAATATCTGTTTTACTTGGGTCAACTCGTGTCGCAATTAGAAAACTTAAACTTGGTATTCCACCAACTTTCTCTCTGTAAAAGTCGTGAATGATTACTCTTGCTGTCTCATAGTTGATAGAGTAAATGTCACCAACATACTGGTCTGCTTGAATAAGCTTTTGAAACCATTGTTGGCTTTCAACTTGTTTGTCGTTTTCTCGTCTTGAGTTAAGTCCCTGTTCTATACTCATATTGTCAAATTATTAGTTGTCAAATTTATTAATTTCTGTCGGTGCGTTGGCAAAAAAATGGCTCTTTTGGTTTTTTGAGTTTTGGCTCGTGTGTCGGCAAAAACCAAATGTGCCATTTGCGTGTCGGCTGTCTTTTTTACACTGACGCACAACGTTTTGCGGCTTTGCGTAGTGGCGGATTTCGGAGCACAAAACTGTCAACATACCACAAAAGCTGATGCGAGGTAGAATGTTCAATTAACCACTGAACCCGCCATTACGCAAAACCGCTGTTGGGTGCTGGCCTTCTATCTTTGTCAGAACATTTTGATTTGTTCACCGTGTTCAAATTCAAATTCTTTATGTCCGTCTAATACTTCTAATGCTTCTCTAACTTTTAAAGCAATTTTCTTTGCAAATATCACGGGAACTGCGTTTCCAATTTGGAGTTGTAATTCTCTTTTGTTGTTTCCGTAAAAAATCCAATCATCTGGAAAAGTCTGCAATCTCGCATATTCCCTTGCTGTAAAAGGTCTGATTTTACTTGCTTTTATTCTCCAAAGTTTTGCAGTCGACTCAGGGTTTCTTACATACATTGCATTGTCTCTGTCCTTGTCAATTCTTTCTGCTACAACATTGCCAATAGCCCAACCCCAAACGGTTGCTGTGTCAATTGCTGGAAAAGGAGAGTCAAAATCTCTGATTGGGTTTCCTTCTGATGCCGTTCTACTAAGTCTAACAGGAATTACAATTTCAGATTCGTCATATGGTAGCCCTGTTTCTGTATGAGCATAGCTTTTAAAGCCCCATTCAGGATTATGATTTGGTAATTCAATGTTTAAATTTTGTCCTAGTTCGTATATGAATTTCCTTATTCCTGTTTCCTTTTCTGCTCTTGGAAATTTGAAGTGTTTTAATGTGTCATCCTTGTAAGCGATAAAAACAAAACGTCTTCTTGTTTGAGGAACTCCGTGTTCTGAAACTCTAAAAAAATCAAATTCTGTAGTATACCCGATTGAAGCAAGTTCATCTGAAATCTGTTGTGCAAAAGGTTTGCCTGTTTCAGGGTGGGTCATTGTCCTAAGATTAAGAACATTTTCCATTACAATCACTCTGGGTTGCATTATACTCGCAATCCTGACAACTTCACGGTATAAAGTATTTCTTTCGTCATTTTCATCCCTGTTGCCACCAAGTGAAAATCCTTGACAAGGAAACCCTGCTAATAAAACATCTAGGCCACTCTTAAATGAGGGAGTATATTCTCGAACGTCTCCATGTATTATATCCCAATTTGGTCTGTTAGATTGTAAAGTATTGACTGCATAATCTAAAATTTCATTTGATTCTGTATGTTCAAACCCTGCTAACTCAAAACCTAAGTCAAGTCCACCCGCACCTGTAAAAAGGCCGAGAAACGTATAGTTTGTTTTGGTTTCCTTCTTTAACTGATTCATTGCTTATTTGGTTAAAGGTGGAATAATAGGAATGGAGGCTGTTCTCTCTTTTGGAGAACGCAGTTTGCAAGCATCAAAAATATCTGTGAGTGTGGCTAAACTCCCTTTTGACTTACCTGCTGATTTTGTTTCATCTTTCAGATAATAGTAAAATGAATTGCCGTATTTATCGGTTCTGATGATTTGTTCGCTAACAAAATCAGTAGATTTTATTTTTTCTAAATCAGACTTTTTTGCAACGAGAATTTGTCGAAGGTGAAATTCAGATATTTTGGAATTTAATGGATTTGGGTAGGTGTACATTTTTCTGTGTCGTACCGAACCTTCTCCATAAGGGCCGTGATTATATTCTGTGTAGTTTGAATATTTTGACTCTTTATGCAATTCAAAATCATAGTTCAAAAAGTCTCCGTCTATCAGTATCAGAGTAACTATGTTTTTGCTGTCATTGTCAAGAAGTGCGAAAAGGTAAAAGCAAGGAATTATTATTGTTTCTGCACCAACTTTGATTAGTGTCGAGCCACAAGGCAAACTACTATTGTAGTCAATTGTCAAGCCCCTTGAATCGCTTCCGTTAGGTTTTTGGATTAATTTTTTAATTTCTAAACCAACAACTGTCCCTGATTTCGTATCTCTAACAACTAAGTCAGGGGTTGTCAATGAGCCTGAATGGTAAATTTCAAAAGATTTTGGTAATGCCTTTTTTATTTCTGCTTCAATCCAATTGTCAAATGGGTCGTCTTGAACTGTCCCAACTATTGACTTTGCTCTCATATCAACAGGGATTCCGTTGCTCCCAATTTTGGAAATCAACTCTCGGTATATTCGTAAAATTATTTCTAGTTCTGTCATATTTCTTTAATGGTCAAAGTTACAAAATTCAGGTCTGCTATCTCCATTTTAGCCCTGTCATTTTACTTGGTGGTCGTCTTTTAGGCTTGCACCCAACTTGCTTATCTGCGC
Protein-coding sequences here:
- a CDS encoding DNA cytosine methyltransferase, which translates into the protein MNQLKKETKTNYTFLGLFTGAGGLDLGFELAGFEHTESNEILDYAVNTLQSNRPNWDIIHGDVREYTPSFKSGLDVLLAGFPCQGFSLGGNRDENDERNTLYREVVRIASIMQPRVIVMENVLNLRTMTHPETGKPFAQQISDELASIGYTTEFDFFRVSEHGVPQTRRRFVFIAYKDDTLKHFKFPRAEKETGIRKFIYELGQNLNIELPNHNPEWGFKSYAHTETGLPYDESEIVIPVRLSRTASEGNPIRDFDSPFPAIDTATVWGWAIGNVVAERIDKDRDNAMYVRNPESTAKLWRIKASKIRPFTAREYARLQTFPDDWIFYGNNKRELQLQIGNAVPVIFAKKIALKVREALEVLDGHKEFEFEHGEQIKMF